Proteins encoded together in one Bdellovibrionota bacterium window:
- a CDS encoding TIGR02266 family protein gives MDRAKLLLYNEERFISRTMTDSPEKRRFARIDLDAQIKVAFPGTDARRQLLMENLSAGGLFIRTPQPKPIGTRLQFEFSVRDGGKPIVGAGIVRWIEPDPQKHPGMGIQFTELNEEGRRELSEILQNRNGRSST, from the coding sequence ATGGATCGCGCGAAGCTCTTACTTTACAATGAGGAGCGATTCATTTCGAGGACGATGACCGACAGCCCCGAAAAACGCCGTTTTGCGCGTATCGACCTCGACGCCCAGATCAAAGTCGCTTTTCCGGGGACTGACGCGCGGCGCCAGCTCTTGATGGAGAATCTGAGCGCCGGCGGTCTTTTTATTCGAACGCCTCAACCCAAGCCGATCGGGACGAGATTGCAGTTTGAGTTTTCGGTCCGCGACGGCGGAAAGCCGATCGTCGGGGCCGGTATCGTACGTTGGATAGAACCGGACCCTCAAAAGCATCCAGGTATGGGTATTCAGTTCACGGAGCTGAATGAAGAGGGGAGAAGAGAGCTGTCGGAAATCCTGCAAAACCGCAATGGACGGTCCTCTACATAA
- a CDS encoding twin-arginine translocase TatA/TatE family subunit, producing MFGIGTGELIILFFIVFLVYGPDRLPHLARTLGKIARDLRNATDEVKNAVSNPVEKILAEPKPETKKEKQTPDDGKSAT from the coding sequence GTGTTCGGAATCGGCACGGGTGAACTTATCATCCTTTTTTTCATTGTTTTCTTGGTGTACGGGCCGGACCGGCTTCCGCACCTTGCCCGAACGCTCGGAAAAATCGCGCGAGACCTGCGAAACGCCACGGACGAAGTCAAAAACGCCGTGTCCAACCCGGTCGAGAAAATCTTAGCGGAGCCAAAGCCGGAGACCAAAAAAGAAAAACAGACGCCGGACGATGGAAAAAGCGCCACATAG
- a CDS encoding radical SAM protein, with amino-acid sequence MVATTRDCDENVARTLRLSITGECNLSCFYCKPLGRARALFETKNLIQPSDVTKLVKIVGELGVTRVIIAGGEPLLRKDAANFVKAASAHKAIEEVRVVTNGTRLKDFADPLRKMGLRKIDVNFDSLDFRKYQRITGEDHLYRVLDGVDKVEKLHYTDIRLNILLLSGINDGEVINFSRMTKDHKVHLRFIEYHPKVASGDPYADRPTLSVLGVKRMIDNFQQLRQVEFSADDDGSAPAWQFVDGLGKISFVSRMELDKEEAEPRILFNADGTLSNEINPQRSQPILEELRRDAKEDRLHRMIEKIMRSPSVSRKPERAPAVLVARGRPSASKSRRAVATH; translated from the coding sequence ATGGTGGCAACGACCCGGGATTGCGACGAAAACGTGGCGCGCACATTGCGGCTATCGATTACCGGCGAATGCAACCTATCCTGTTTCTACTGTAAACCCTTAGGGCGGGCTCGGGCGCTTTTTGAAACCAAGAATCTGATTCAACCCTCGGACGTAACCAAGCTCGTCAAAATTGTGGGTGAGCTCGGTGTAACCCGCGTGATCATCGCGGGTGGCGAACCTCTACTTCGAAAGGACGCCGCCAATTTCGTTAAAGCGGCAAGTGCGCATAAAGCGATTGAAGAGGTTCGTGTCGTGACGAACGGAACGCGCCTGAAGGATTTCGCCGATCCATTGCGAAAAATGGGCCTTAGGAAGATCGACGTCAATTTCGACAGCCTCGATTTTCGGAAATATCAGCGGATTACGGGGGAAGATCATCTCTATCGGGTTTTGGACGGCGTGGATAAGGTCGAAAAACTTCACTACACCGATATTCGGCTCAACATCCTCTTGTTGAGCGGGATCAACGACGGCGAGGTGATCAATTTTTCCCGAATGACGAAAGACCACAAAGTCCATTTACGTTTCATCGAATATCATCCAAAAGTCGCGAGCGGCGACCCTTACGCCGACCGGCCGACGTTGTCGGTTCTCGGCGTGAAACGGATGATCGACAACTTCCAGCAATTGAGGCAGGTCGAGTTCTCCGCCGACGACGATGGGAGCGCCCCCGCTTGGCAATTTGTGGACGGTCTCGGAAAAATTTCATTCGTCAGCCGAATGGAACTGGACAAGGAAGAAGCGGAACCGCGAATCCTGTTCAACGCGGACGGCACATTGTCGAACGAAATCAATCCGCAGCGATCGCAACCGATTTTGGAAGAGCTTCGTCGGGACGCCAAAGAAGACCGGCTCCATCGGATGATCGAGAAGATCATGCGAAGCCCTTCGGTTTCCAGGAAACCCGAGCGCGCGCCGGCGGTCCTTGTGGCGCGAGGCCGACCTTCGGCGTCAAAGTCGCGCCGTGCGGTAGCCACGCACTAA